The Vibrio aerogenes nucleotide sequence GAAATCCGGATTATTGATCCGGATACCATTGCGGATATGTTTATGGTATCGACGCATAGCCTGCCACTGAATTTTATGATTGATGAACTAAAGACTTTTGTGCCGACAGTCACTTTCATCGGAATTCAGCCTGCTGCGGTTGCTTTCGCATTTCCGATGACGGATATGGTCAAGTCGGCGGTCGAAACTATCTTCGAGCGTTTACCCGTATGGCAGGACGAAGCTGAGTTTGAACATTGCTGAGGTTGCAGCAAGACGTAAA carries:
- the hycI gene encoding hydrogenase maturation peptidase HycI, whose protein sequence is MARQILLTVGNSMMGDDGAGPYLAKLFHQNPVDGWEIMEGGTMPEDTLHLIRKIKPEHVLVVDAADFGEKAGEIRIIDPDTIADMFMVSTHSLPLNFMIDELKTFVPTVTFIGIQPAAVAFAFPMTDMVKSAVETIFERLPVWQDEAEFEHC